AACTTGGCAATTTGAAAGGTAGCGAAGCCCATTCTACCGTTATCTTAACCGAAGAAGATAAAAATGTACTCCGAAAACTTGGGGTAAATATTACCTTTGACCCTGTTTACCAACATCACAAACTTTACCGTAAATAAACCATAACCACCCGTCTAACGGGTGATTTATGGTATCTCTCAATAAAGGAAAAAAGTCCCAATTCTCAGAGAGTTGGGACTTTTTTAGCCTTCTATGATTCATTAATCACCCGTTATGACGTCGGCCAGTCACAAACATGGTCAAGCTTGTTTTTGTTAGAAGAGCTCCTGTTTGGTTATGAATCGTCACATCAACCACCTGCGTGGTTCGACCTCCATGAACCAATCGACCTTCAACCATCAGCTTGTCTCCCTTGTGCCCTGCTTTTAAATAGTTAGCATTGGCCTGTAAGGTGACAGATTCTACGCCAGTAGTTCTAGCAACCAAACCACCTACTTGATCACATAGAGTGAAAAGATAACCACCATGGGCATTCCCATAATAATTCAAAGCCGTCTCAGTCACTTCAGTACTTAAAATAAGGTGTCCTTTTTCAGCAAGTTCAATTTGGTAATTATCAAAAATACTAATAACATTTAAGGTCATCTCTTGTGTTAAATCTGACATTGTTTTTCTCTTTTCTAAGCTTAGTCTAAAAGCAATACAAGCCTCATTATACTACAAATAGGAACAGAAGGCAGAGCTCATGTTTCAAAAATCAGTAGCCTTTCCATCCTTTTCTAGCGTATTGAGCACTTCCAAGCATAAATGGAGCGCAAAACTAAAGGAATCAGCGCCCCAGTTGCGTTGATCGTAAACCTCTACATCTGCTAGAGTATCTGCTGTAAATAAGAGTTGCCCCCAAAGGATGCCTCTTAATTGAGCTACTGCTGCTAAGGCAGAACATTCCATCTCAACAACCGAACACCCTTCTTCCTGGCGATAAGCCACTTTTTCTTTGGTTTCTCGGTAAAAACCATCTGTTGACCAGGTGATGACCTCTTGATAAGCTAACCCCTGTGCTAAAAGCGTTTTCTCAATCAGTCTAAGCATCTTAGGATCAATATCAATATAACGAGATGGTGCCACGTAATGATAACTTGTTCCTTCATCTCGCAAAGCCTTAACTGGCACTAAAAAACGGTTTTCTGCGATAGGAACCAAAACGCCACAGGTTCCTGTACTGATCATTTCTTTAACCCCATAACCAATCAGCCAGTCCATGAATTGCGCCGCAGGAGCTGAGCCAACGGGAGCTTGAGCTAGGCAAATGTCTTGGCCTTTATAAGATATCTGATAAACAGGGTAAACCTTTGTGGCTGAAATGAATTCTGCTACTTTTTTACCTTGATGGTCTAAAGCAAAAGCTTCAATCTCGTCTTCTAAGAAAGCATAGACACACTTAGCTGGAAGCTAAATAGCTAGATAATGACGGCTGATGGATTACTATCACATTCTAAAAGGGGAATCTCGTGTTTGGTAATAGGCATTCGTTTCTCCTTATTTTTGTCATGTGGAGGCAGCTACCTTACTCCTTGATTAGCAACACTACGCACTCGACGTGATGCGTTTGCGGAAACAAATCTACGGGCTGTACTTTGGCCAGTTTGTAACCCAACTCTTGATAACGCTTTATGTCACGCGCCATGGTGGCTGGGTTGCAGGAAACGTAGGTAATTTTTTGTGGTCCCATTGCCACGCTGGCTTGGATGAAACTTTCTGTTAAGCCTTTTCGTGGCGGGTCTACCAGAATAACACTTGGTTTGATGCCATCTTTCGCCCATGTTGCCATGGCATGTTCTGCGGTATCTGCGACAAAGTAGGCATTGGTGATGCCATTAAGAGCGGCATTCTGTTGAGCATCTCTAACAGCTGCTTCAATCACTTCAACACCATAAACAGCTTTAACGGTTTTAGCAAATGATAGGCCAATGGTTCCGATACCTGAGTAGGCGTCAATCACAATATCATCTTTAGAAAGGTCTGAAAAGGCTATAGCTGTTTGATAGAGTTTTTCTGCCATAACCGTATTCACTTGGTAGAAAGACTGAGCAGAAATGGCATAGTTGTTTCCAAGCATGCTATCAGTAATGGTATCCTTGCCGTAAAGCGTTTTGAAATCTTTACCAAAGATTGCATTGGTGTTCTTATCATTAATATTTTGAATAATAGACACCACTGCTGGAAAAGCTTCAACGATTTTTTCAATGACTTGGTCAACACGGAAAACTTTTGGGCGTGTAGTCACTAAGACCAGCATCATTTCTCCAGAGTAATGACCTCGGCGAACAACAATATTTCTCAAGAGACCTGTTTGTTCTGTTTCGTCATACGGTTTAATATCAAAGCGGCGTAATAAATCACGGGTAAAATTAATGAGACGATCAATCTCTTTGTCCTGAATATAATAATCCGAAATAGGAATCAAGTCATGAGAATGCTTGCGGAAAAAGCCTGTTTCTAGCTGACCATTAACACGTCTAACAGGAACTTGAGCCTTATTTCGGTAAGCTAAAGGTTCTGTCATCCCAATCGTGCTTTCGACTGTCACGTCACTGATTCCAGCAATTTTATAGAGGCTGTCCTGAACTTGTTTCTTTTTGAAAGTCAGTTGGTCTTCATAAGTTAGATGTCCAAGGTCTGCAATGCCTGTTCGCAAATAAGTTAAATTGACATCTGCATTTCTAGCTGACGACAGGTAATGATAGGCTTCTACTTTGCCAAAACCGCTGTTTTTATTGACCTTTAAGACACGCATGTCAATCACTTCTTCTGGCAAGGCATTATCAACAAAGAAAACAAAACCATCGTGTTTAGCGACACCTGCTCCCTCATGGCTTAAATCTGAAATAGCAACTTGGATAATATCATTTTTTTTCAACATTCTTATTCTTTTTCCTTTTCTAGGGCTAACCATTGCTCAAAAAAGAAGAGCAACTTTAGTTACTCTCCATTATACCATATCTTAGCGCAGACCTAATTTGGCTAACGTTTTCTGATACTTATCAAAATCTATGTAAAGGGCTTGTCCTCCATACATATCGTATTCGTCAACCCAATCCCCATTTTCTGGGATGGTCACGTGCTCAACTCCATTTTTCCCACTTCCTAAAACAGAAACACCATTTTTAACAACAAATGGGAAAGAAACATTGGTCGAAGTCAGCGCATAGATTTTACCAATAGCCGCAGACCCTGTAAAGAGTTTAGTTGGGTCTTTGATTTGGGACATAACAGCTGACATAACCTGTTGCTGCCGGACGGTTCGTCCGAAATCTCCTTCGTCATCTTTACGGAAACGAGCATAGTTGAGCAAGGTTCTACCATCCATGCGTTGTTCTCCAACTTCGATGGTTTGGTTGGGAACAACCCCATTTTTCATTCGCAAGTCATCTGGAACTTCTACGGAGTCAACAGCTACACCACCTACTGTCGCAAATTTGGCATCAATCTTAACACCATTTGGAAACAAGGTGTCAATAGCTTCTGCAAATGTTTCAAAATCTACCATCACATAATACTTAATGTCGATATCAAAATTATGTTTTAAGGCCCGTCGAACGTACTCTGCTCCGTGGTGATCTTCTTGCTCTCCAAGATTAAATGCACTATTTAATTTAAGATCATACGAATTATCATTATAACTGTATCCTGGAATGTTAATCAAAGTGTCACGCATAAAAGAGACCATTTTTATTTTTTTAGCATGGTTGCCGACATTGACAACCATAATGGTATCTGTGCGAGCATCTGTAGAACCTTGAGTAACTCGTTGGTCAGAACCCAAAATCAGAATGTTCGTACCATCTTGAGTTTCTTGACCATCAAAAGCTTGGGAAACAGCTGGTTTGTAATTAGCTTTATTAGTAGAAATATCAAAAACCCCTTTTGCAAACATCAACCCTAACCCCATAAGCACAGTCATTAGCAATAAGCCAAGAATGTTAAAAAACCATTTCATACATCCTTTTTTCTTATGCTTCCTTTTTTGAGATCTAGGAAGAGCACAACGAGCAACAGACTCTGTTAAAAAAGCATCGTCTTCATCAATAGGCTGCGGAGCATCTATAGGTCTACGAGCTGTAAGTTTTGTTTTTTTGTTTAAATATCTGTCTTCTTTAGGATATATCGGTAAACCATATGGAACAAAAGAAGAGTCATGATTGACGTCATCATCTTCTAGTAAATCATTTGGTGAGTAGTCGTTATAGTAGTCATCTTCAAAGTAAGGTTCTTGCCGTTTTGACTTCCTATAATGCTGCTTAGAAGGAGCATAAGCTCGACCAATTTCCAATTTAGATTTTAAAAAAGCAAACTCTTTTTTTTCATTCTCACTAAGGTAACTCAAATTCCTTAGGAGATAAAAATAACGTAATTCTTCATGGTGACTAAGGCCACCCATGGGGTATTTTGTCATATCTTATCATCTCTTAGTATTACAATTGCACTTTTAACGAATACTACCATTATAACCTATATTAGCCAGATTGTCCTCTCAAAATTTTAATCATTATAGAATAATCAAGATTATTTCCTAATATTTAATAAAGCCAACTTGCCATAAGAAGTGCTTTAGACAGATACCTGTTTAAAACCATAAATATCAGATTACGACAATGACCTACTAATAACCCTCAATGATGTTGGCAACTTCTTCAGGCGTACGATGGTCAACTCTGATTACTAAATCTGAAAGTCCCTCATAAAATACCATACGTTGTTGATAAAATTCATAAAATGCTTCCTTAGAGTACTTAAGAAATAGAGGTCTTTGAGACTTTTTATCATGTTTTAAACGCTGGTACAAAGTTTCAAAAGAAGCTACCAATAAAATATTATGCTGGTGATTTTTTCTCAGTAATTGTCGATTTTCTTGTAAAACCACTACACCGCCACCTGTTACGATGATACTATTATCATTTGCAAACAATAGATCTTTTAACACTTGACTTTCAATTGTTCGAAATGCTATTTCTCCATGCTGTTCAAAAAAAGCTGCAATAGACATACCGATTTTAGCTTCAATAATAGCATCCATATCTTTACAGTGCATACTTAGGTGTTTCGAAACCGTTGTTTTCCCCACTCCCATAAATCCCAATAACACTTTAGTCATGACACAGCCTTTCTAAATCTTTGAAAAACGTTGGATAAGACGTCATGATGGCTTCTTCTTTATCCAAATGGACCTGTCCTTGTTTAACAAGCAAGGCTGCAATTGCTGTCATCATACCAATACGATGATCTCCATAGGTACTTGTGTTAGCCCCATATAGTACCGTAGGGCCTTTGATAATCATGCCATCTGCTGTCGCTTTGATATTAGCTCCCATACTGTTAAGAATATCAGTTACTACTTGAATACGATCTGTTTCTTTGACTCGTAATTCTTGAGCATCTTTAATACAGGTTGTTCCTTGTGCTTGGGTTGCAAGAAGTGCAATGATGGGCAGTTCATCAATCAATCGAGGGATAAGACCTCCTGATATGATAGTTCCTTTCATGTTAGAATATACCACTCGAATACTAGTTACTTGCTCTTTCTTATTCATATCTTCATAGACAATCTGTGCTCCCATTTTTTCAACCACTTCAAGAATCCCTGTTCGTGTCGGATTGACTCCAACATTCTTTAAAAGGAGCTCCGAACCAGGAATAATTAAGCCGGCGACAAGCCAAAAAGCTGCACTAGAAATATCTCCGGGGACAGTTATCTCTTGAGCAGTGAGCTGCTGGGGTCCCACCAAAGTAATGCGTTTACCATCAACTATCAATCGTCCACCAAATTGTTGAATCATTTCTTCTGTATGGTTTCGAGTAATCTCTTTTTCAACAACCTGTGTTGTTCCTTTTGCTTGCAAAGCTGCTAATAAAATAGCTGACTTAACCTGAGCAGAAGAGATAGGCAAGGTATATGTGATTGGTTGTAAATTACGATTACCTTGCAATTGTAGTGGAGGAAATTGCCTATCTGTTTCTCCAGATATCTCAACCCCCATTTGCTTTAACGGATAAACAATCCGATCCATAGGACGTTTGGATAAGCTTTCATCGCCAATCATTTTGACACTAAAAGGTTGACCTGCCAATAAGCCAGCAATGAGGCGCATAGAGGTTCCAGAATTTCCCATATTAAGTGTCTGACAAGGAGCGTTCAATCCTTGAAAACCTTGACCTTCTATCACAAGCTGGTCATCTTTTTCTTCGATACGGACCCCCAAATTCCTAAAGGCTTGAATCGTGGAAAGCACATCTTCTCCTTTTAAGAGTCCTTTTACTCGTGTTTCCCCTTTAGCAACGGCTCCTAATATGACTGCCCGGTGACTAATGGACTTGTCTCCTGGAACTTGAATCGTTCCCTGTAATGGTCCTGCATTTGTTCGCAATTTCATCCGTTTCATCTGCCTTTCTATTTGCTAAGATCAATGATTTTCTATTCATCCTCATAAAAAATGAAGCAAGAAAATAGTTTCTCACTCCACGACTTATTATCTTTTTTGTATCAATCAGTGTGACTATCTTCGATAGACTGTGAAGGAGATAGATCTGAATCATTCCCAAGTGTTTTTTTAAGGATAGCGATCATATCACCACTACGACCTTCTAATTTCCCCAAGGACATTTCTTGATAGGTCGCATTAAATATAGCTCCTAAAATCAGGATTCTTGCTAAGAAAATAAACCATAGCATGATGATAAAAATCATAACTGAACCAAACATTTTAATATCTACCATCCGCTCAACATTATACACAACGTAATTGCCAACCAGATTACTCAAAAATGTCATCACAAAAGATGTAAATAGGGTTCCTGGTAAAATGTAGCGAATTTTTTTAATCTTAACATTGGGTAATAAAAAATATAGTAGCATCAAGCCAACAAAAATAATCAAAACTGTAATAGGTTGAATGAGGAGCAAGAAAATCGTTGTGATATTATCACTCAAATGGTAATGCTTATCCAGCACTTGAATAGCAGCTTTAGAAAATATTGAAAAGATTAAGGCAAAGGCTAATAAAAATAAAATAATTAAACTGGTCAACAAACCAACCAAGTGTCCGATAAAGAAATCTCGATGCTGAGAAGCGCCATAGGCTTTATTAATAGCTTTTTGTAGCGATGTCAAACTTCGAGACATTGTCCATAATCCTGTCAAAGTCGCTACTCCCAAAACACTTCCAGACGGTTTAGAGAAAATATTTTCTACAATTGCAGAAGCCGGTCTAAAAATATCTTTAGGCAAATTTTGCTTCATTAAACGTAACAAATCAGCAATATCAATATTGAGGTAAGGAAAAATATTGGCTGCAATAACAATTAATGGAAAGGCCGTTAAGATAAGGTAATACGCAACCGCAATGGCAGATAAATCCATTTCTGCACTTTGTAAATGCCTCATAAAGACTTGAATGGGTTCATACTGCCACTTGGACAGTACCTTATCAAACCATTTTTTTTCTGCCATTTTAGTAAGTTCTTTCTTCTCCTTGACTTGTTAAAATAACGGGACCATCTTTAGTAATCACAAATTGGTGTTCGTATTGGCAAGATAAACCACCATCTAGGGTTTTATGAGCCCAACCTGTCTTGATGTCGGTATCAATTTCCCAAGTTCCTGTATTAATCATTGGCTCAACAGTCAAGACCATGCCTTCTTTTAGACGAAGTCCACGACCTGCTGTTCCATAGTTTGGTACCATTGGCTCTTCATGCATTGTAGGACCAACACCGTGACCAACAAGATCACGCACGACACCATAACCGAAGCTTTCAGCGTATTCTTGAACAGCTGCGCCAATATCACCAATACGATTGCCAATTACTGCTTTTTCAATACCACGGTACATGGCTTCTTTGGTGACATCCATTAATTGCTTTATTTCGTCAGACGGTGTTCCAACAGCATAAGCCCAACAAGAGTCAGCTAAACCACCGGTATAAGATCCTGTCCATTTCTTCATCTCAGGTACGTTATCAAAATCTAAAGCTGCTACATCAACAATTGATTTATCCAAAGGCTCACTGAGTACCATGTCAACTTTAAGCAAATCCCCTTCTTTCAGAATGTAATGACGGGGAAAGGCATGTGCTACTTCGTCATTTAGACCACAACAGGTCGCATAAGGATAGTCCATCATGTGACCATCAACCCCTATTTGCAAAGGAAGAACGTTGTCTTCTTTACAACGGCGACGAACATATGCTTCCACTTCCCACATATCCACACCAGGCTTAATAATATCCCTTAAGCCAATATGGATACCTGCTAAGAAGTCTCCTGCTCTATCCATCGCTTCTATTTCACGGGCTGATTTTAATGTTATCATTGTTTTGTTACTCCTCTAATTTATTTTCGTTGTAATAATAGCTTTAGCAATCACTTGATCATCCACAAAAATTTCAATATCAATGGTGCTGCTTCGTCTATTTTCAGTAATGATTTTAGGATATATTTTTAATTCATCCTCAATTTGAATAGCATGTAAAAAGTATACCATCATTTGTTCGATAATGATATTTTTTTGGTGCTTTTTCGTGAGGGCTCTGATACTAATTTCCTTTAAGAACTCTGAAATAACACCGTTTGACATGTTACCAGCACTATCAATCATTGTTGGCTCAACTACTACTTGATAATAATCAACCGTTTCTTCAAGGTTAGAAAGTATTTGCTCACTATAAGTATAGGGGTTATTTGGTTGGTGATTTGGCAAATTTTCCATTGCTTGTCTACGAGTAATCATACCAAGTAAATTGTTTTCTTCGTCAGTGACAGGTAACATGTTTAAATCTTCAAAGATCATTTTCTGGCTAATATTAGCAAGACTAGTATTTGGTCTAGCCGTTATTGGATTTTTAGACATGACCTTGGTAAGCTTAGTTGTTGGCAACTGATCCACCACATCACGCATACTAACTACACCAATCACTTTTCTTTTATAATCTAATACAGGAAACCTGACTTGTCGTGTTTTTTTTATTAATGTATTGAATTCTTCAACAGAGCTGTCTTCGCAAAGGTAACCATAATCTGTAATAGGTATCATTACCTGTTCAACTGTTTTGAGATCTGTTTTAATACGAATATTAGATAGCGCGTGATTAATCATTGTTGCCACAGTAAAGGTATCATAATGAGTTACCATAACTGGGATTCGTTGGTTATTTGCCATTTCAATAACACGTTTGGATACTGGAAATCCGCCCGTCACCAAAATGGCATTATGGTTTTCAAGAGCTAAGAGTTGAATCGTTTCACGATCCCCAACTATTAATAACCCTCCTTTGACCAAGTAACGACGAATATTTTGTTGAGTCATAGCACCAATTGAAAACCTACTAAATTCATGTCCTAAACCAGCATGTCCCGCTAGCACTTCCGAATCACTGATCCGAGCAATTTCGGAATAGGTCAGACGGTCAATACGAACCCGTCCTTTTTTTTCAATACGAACAGTTCCACTTCTTGGTTTGGTTTCGACAATACCTCGATTTTCTGCCTCTTTAATAGCACGGTAGGCTGTTCCATCGCTTACTTTTAA
The genomic region above belongs to Streptococcus pyogenes and contains:
- a CDS encoding PaaI family thioesterase: MSDLTQEMTLNVISIFDNYQIELAEKGHLILSTEVTETALNYYGNAHGGYLFTLCDQVGGLVARTTGVESVTLQANANYLKAGHKGDKLMVEGRLVHGGRTTQVVDVTIHNQTGALLTKTSLTMFVTGRRHNG
- the rlmD gene encoding 23S rRNA (uracil(1939)-C(5))-methyltransferase RlmD, which translates into the protein MLKKNDIIQVAISDLSHEGAGVAKHDGFVFFVDNALPEEVIDMRVLKVNKNSGFGKVEAYHYLSSARNADVNLTYLRTGIADLGHLTYEDQLTFKKKQVQDSLYKIAGISDVTVESTIGMTEPLAYRNKAQVPVRRVNGQLETGFFRKHSHDLIPISDYYIQDKEIDRLINFTRDLLRRFDIKPYDETEQTGLLRNIVVRRGHYSGEMMLVLVTTRPKVFRVDQVIEKIVEAFPAVVSIIQNINDKNTNAIFGKDFKTLYGKDTITDSMLGNNYAISAQSFYQVNTVMAEKLYQTAIAFSDLSKDDIVIDAYSGIGTIGLSFAKTVKAVYGVEVIEAAVRDAQQNAALNGITNAYFVADTAEHAMATWAKDGIKPSVILVDPPRKGLTESFIQASVAMGPQKITYVSCNPATMARDIKRYQELGYKLAKVQPVDLFPQTHHVECVVLLIKE
- a CDS encoding LCP family protein gives rise to the protein MTKYPMGGLSHHEELRYFYLLRNLSYLSENEKKEFAFLKSKLEIGRAYAPSKQHYRKSKRQEPYFEDDYYNDYSPNDLLEDDDVNHDSSFVPYGLPIYPKEDRYLNKKTKLTARRPIDAPQPIDEDDAFLTESVARCALPRSQKRKHKKKGCMKWFFNILGLLLMTVLMGLGLMFAKGVFDISTNKANYKPAVSQAFDGQETQDGTNILILGSDQRVTQGSTDARTDTIMVVNVGNHAKKIKMVSFMRDTLINIPGYSYNDNSYDLKLNSAFNLGEQEDHHGAEYVRRALKHNFDIDIKYYVMVDFETFAEAIDTLFPNGVKIDAKFATVGGVAVDSVEVPDDLRMKNGVVPNQTIEVGEQRMDGRTLLNYARFRKDDEGDFGRTVRQQQVMSAVMSQIKDPTKLFTGSAAIGKIYALTSTNVSFPFVVKNGVSVLGSGKNGVEHVTIPENGDWVDEYDMYGGQALYIDFDKYQKTLAKLGLR
- a CDS encoding shikimate kinase, translating into MTKVLLGFMGVGKTTVSKHLSMHCKDMDAIIEAKIGMSIAAFFEQHGEIAFRTIESQVLKDLLFANDNSIIVTGGGVVVLQENRQLLRKNHQHNILLVASFETLYQRLKHDKKSQRPLFLKYSKEAFYEFYQQRMVFYEGLSDLVIRVDHRTPEEVANIIEGY
- the aroA gene encoding 3-phosphoshikimate 1-carboxyvinyltransferase, whose product is MKLRTNAGPLQGTIQVPGDKSISHRAVILGAVAKGETRVKGLLKGEDVLSTIQAFRNLGVRIEEKDDQLVIEGQGFQGLNAPCQTLNMGNSGTSMRLIAGLLAGQPFSVKMIGDESLSKRPMDRIVYPLKQMGVEISGETDRQFPPLQLQGNRNLQPITYTLPISSAQVKSAILLAALQAKGTTQVVEKEITRNHTEEMIQQFGGRLIVDGKRITLVGPQQLTAQEITVPGDISSAAFWLVAGLIIPGSELLLKNVGVNPTRTGILEVVEKMGAQIVYEDMNKKEQVTSIRVVYSNMKGTIISGGLIPRLIDELPIIALLATQAQGTTCIKDAQELRVKETDRIQVVTDILNSMGANIKATADGMIIKGPTVLYGANTSTYGDHRIGMMTAIAALLVKQGQVHLDKEEAIMTSYPTFFKDLERLCHD
- a CDS encoding YihY/virulence factor BrkB family protein, with protein sequence MAEKKWFDKVLSKWQYEPIQVFMRHLQSAEMDLSAIAVAYYLILTAFPLIVIAANIFPYLNIDIADLLRLMKQNLPKDIFRPASAIVENIFSKPSGSVLGVATLTGLWTMSRSLTSLQKAINKAYGASQHRDFFIGHLVGLLTSLIILFLLAFALIFSIFSKAAIQVLDKHYHLSDNITTIFLLLIQPITVLIIFVGLMLLYFLLPNVKIKKIRYILPGTLFTSFVMTFLSNLVGNYVVYNVERMVDIKMFGSVMIFIIMLWFIFLARILILGAIFNATYQEMSLGKLEGRSGDMIAILKKTLGNDSDLSPSQSIEDSHTD
- a CDS encoding methionyl aminopeptidase, producing the protein MITLKSAREIEAMDRAGDFLAGIHIGLRDIIKPGVDMWEVEAYVRRRCKEDNVLPLQIGVDGHMMDYPYATCCGLNDEVAHAFPRHYILKEGDLLKVDMVLSEPLDKSIVDVAALDFDNVPEMKKWTGSYTGGLADSCWAYAVGTPSDEIKQLMDVTKEAMYRGIEKAVIGNRIGDIGAAVQEYAESFGYGVVRDLVGHGVGPTMHEEPMVPNYGTAGRGLRLKEGMVLTVEPMINTGTWEIDTDIKTGWAHKTLDGGLSCQYEHQFVITKDGPVILTSQGEERTY
- the spxR gene encoding CBS-HotDog domain-containing transcription factor SpxR gives rise to the protein MSKHQDILDYLEKLAIGKKVSVRSISNHLKVSDGTAYRAIKEAENRGIVETKPRSGTVRIEKKGRVRIDRLTYSEIARISDSEVLAGHAGLGHEFSRFSIGAMTQQNIRRYLVKGGLLIVGDRETIQLLALENHNAILVTGGFPVSKRVIEMANNQRIPVMVTHYDTFTVATMINHALSNIRIKTDLKTVEQVMIPITDYGYLCEDSSVEEFNTLIKKTRQVRFPVLDYKRKVIGVVSMRDVVDQLPTTKLTKVMSKNPITARPNTSLANISQKMIFEDLNMLPVTDEENNLLGMITRRQAMENLPNHQPNNPYTYSEQILSNLEETVDYYQVVVEPTMIDSAGNMSNGVISEFLKEISIRALTKKHQKNIIIEQMMVYFLHAIQIEDELKIYPKIITENRRSSTIDIEIFVDDQVIAKAIITTKIN